One genomic segment of Pleurocapsa minor HA4230-MV1 includes these proteins:
- a CDS encoding ShlB/FhaC/HecB family hemolysin secretion/activation protein: MGQTSSVQQTTKFLSYAAFLASSFWHLDSATAQSFEPLTPEPIEPQQPPPLPPAVNPFKTIPTPPVPESVLDIPGTIAVEQFEFVGNTVFSPAELNQAIANFTKGPISFAQLVQAANQITELYVSRGYITTGAYIPEQSLSSGKVKIQIVEGSLAAIEVNVTGRLKESYVRDRIAQRTTTPLNINQLQSALQLLQLNPLIESLNAELSAGITPGTNILTVSVNSADTFSLQAKLNNNRNLSVGTFERGIQLEEANLLGIGDRFRLTYDNTEGSNQFGGGYTLPLNTRDGSLGFNFRWGQNEIVQSSFEDLDIDIESRNYDLTWRQPLLQTATPQVSQELAVSVTAARRASDSTIMNDAEPLSPGANEEGEIRTSVVSFGQEWLQRNRRQVISARSQFNLGVDVLGATILPEEPDSQFFSWRGQFSYLRSLSQPDREFGATMLLRSELQLAADPLISTEQFSLGGATTVRGYRQDALLTDSGFLASAEFRLPIFYFESLDATLQVAPFIDFGTGWNQDDEETEFNTLIGTGFGLLLQTPENFSARVDWGIPLVNHDEEGSSIQENGVYLQLQYSFF, from the coding sequence ATGGGTCAAACCTCTAGCGTTCAACAGACAACTAAATTTTTGAGTTATGCAGCATTCCTGGCGTCAAGTTTTTGGCATCTTGACTCGGCAACAGCTCAAAGTTTTGAACCTTTAACCCCAGAACCGATCGAACCTCAGCAGCCTCCGCCGTTGCCTCCCGCCGTCAATCCTTTTAAAACAATTCCGACTCCTCCTGTTCCTGAATCGGTGTTAGATATTCCAGGCACGATCGCAGTTGAACAGTTTGAGTTTGTCGGCAACACAGTATTTAGTCCAGCAGAATTAAATCAAGCGATCGCCAATTTTACCAAGGGGCCAATTTCTTTTGCTCAATTAGTCCAGGCAGCGAATCAGATTACCGAGCTTTATGTCAGTCGGGGATATATTACCACTGGAGCTTATATTCCTGAACAAAGTTTATCATCAGGCAAAGTTAAAATTCAGATTGTTGAAGGCAGTCTAGCCGCAATTGAGGTGAATGTTACAGGGAGACTAAAAGAAAGTTATGTGCGCGATCGCATCGCCCAAAGAACTACTACGCCTCTGAATATTAATCAACTACAATCAGCACTACAGTTACTTCAGCTTAATCCGCTGATCGAGAGTTTAAATGCAGAGCTTTCGGCAGGGATTACACCAGGAACTAATATTCTCACCGTATCAGTAAATAGCGCCGATACTTTTAGCCTCCAAGCTAAGCTCAATAATAATCGTAACTTGAGCGTTGGCACTTTTGAGCGAGGAATTCAACTGGAGGAAGCAAATCTGCTGGGGATTGGCGATCGCTTTCGTCTAACCTACGATAATACGGAAGGCAGCAACCAGTTTGGTGGTGGCTATACTTTACCTCTTAATACTCGCGATGGTTCTTTGGGGTTCAATTTTCGCTGGGGACAGAATGAAATTGTGCAGTCTTCTTTTGAAGATCTTGATATCGATATTGAATCCCGCAACTATGATTTGACTTGGCGACAACCTTTACTCCAAACAGCCACTCCTCAAGTGTCCCAAGAACTAGCTGTCAGCGTCACGGCAGCCAGAAGAGCCAGTGACAGCACAATTATGAACGATGCCGAACCCCTAAGTCCTGGTGCTAATGAAGAGGGGGAAATTCGTACTTCAGTGGTGAGCTTTGGTCAAGAATGGCTACAGCGTAATCGTCGTCAAGTAATTTCGGCTCGTTCGCAGTTTAATCTGGGGGTTGATGTTCTGGGTGCTACGATTCTGCCAGAAGAACCTGATAGTCAGTTTTTTAGCTGGCGGGGACAGTTTTCTTATTTGCGATCGCTCAGTCAACCCGATCGCGAATTTGGGGCGACGATGTTGTTACGTTCGGAATTACAGTTAGCTGCCGATCCTTTAATATCTACAGAACAATTTAGTTTAGGTGGAGCCACAACGGTTCGAGGTTATCGTCAAGATGCTTTACTTACTGACAGTGGGTTCTTGGCTAGTGCGGAATTTCGCCTGCCGATATTTTATTTTGAGTCTCTTGATGCTACCTTGCAGGTTGCCCCATTTATTGATTTTGGCACTGGTTGGAATCAGGATGATGAAGAGACAGAATTTAATACTTTAATCGGCACTGGATTCGGTTTACTATTACAAACACCAGAAAATTTTTCGGCGCGAGTTGACTGGGGGATTCCTTTAGTTAATCACGACGAGGAAGGTAGTTCTATACAGGAAAATGGAGTTTATCTACAGTTACAGTACAGTTTTTTTTAG
- a CDS encoding tetratricopeptide repeat protein, with the protein MSYSGNKVTLGAILQQAGLVSAEQVNQAREQQKQTNNSLTIGEILANEGKISPATVDFFAERWLSLVTEKPEQPIGQYLKQAALLNEQQIQTILVEQKSSQRKFGEVAIAKGWIKPTTIDFFLTHLQTKPNSTSAAPDRQLTSKPSLNSDREPVDLSKEQDNSQKVHEGFLQIKRKLLKIEGQKNYSEKALERVLSWTNGHSLLTQKVFSLITQASNSFSPQEEEEQIDYLIQTKIIDDWSNNELKSHLRTLRSRLLNNQQCSPNRLLQLYQRVLTETVLLDDSKEQQELLNTGLVLKQQHKLVIANRIYQSVFNLGWVIEALSAQAQYEQDRSRLTRNDRVTDIVKVPTPTEPKDRWLSFKNILLVLTLIGLLSVFLNNIFKRITIRRAFHQGNQLLQQKSYSGAVEKYNKLLNIDSNYFQAWTNRGYALAGLQKYEAMRESCSAATIIKPAAVYAWNCQGEALHNLQRDEEAIVAFDKAIALNKTDPIFLINKSESFAALGNNQKSIDSIKQAIEILERMEADRGKTKIAGEFAVALTFLGNNYRKQEKFDRAIAAYERATRYTPKYFPAHVGKGITLSRANRLQEAEAEFKIMLQDHLLTRTQQAQTWFYLGKTLCQAEANPDGVAAFERALELKPDYEMARAAKKQCN; encoded by the coding sequence GTGTCTTACTCTGGCAATAAAGTAACTTTAGGAGCGATTTTGCAGCAGGCGGGTTTGGTATCCGCTGAACAAGTGAATCAGGCTCGCGAACAGCAAAAGCAGACCAATAATAGTTTGACGATCGGTGAAATTTTAGCTAATGAAGGAAAAATTTCGCCCGCAACAGTAGACTTTTTTGCTGAACGTTGGTTAAGTTTAGTTACCGAAAAGCCAGAACAACCAATTGGTCAATATTTAAAGCAGGCTGCATTATTAAACGAGCAACAGATTCAAACTATTTTGGTGGAGCAAAAGAGTAGCCAACGTAAATTTGGTGAAGTGGCAATTGCTAAAGGCTGGATTAAACCAACTACGATTGATTTTTTCTTGACCCATCTCCAAACCAAACCAAATTCTACTTCAGCAGCCCCAGATCGGCAATTAACTTCTAAGCCATCGCTCAATTCTGATCGAGAACCAGTCGACTTAAGCAAGGAACAAGATAATTCTCAGAAGGTTCACGAAGGTTTTTTACAAATTAAGCGTAAATTACTCAAAATTGAGGGACAGAAAAATTATTCGGAAAAGGCTTTGGAGCGAGTATTGTCTTGGACGAATGGACATTCTTTATTGACTCAAAAAGTATTTTCCTTAATTACTCAAGCTTCTAATTCTTTTTCGCCACAGGAAGAAGAGGAGCAGATTGATTATTTGATTCAGACGAAGATAATTGATGATTGGTCGAATAATGAACTAAAATCACACTTGAGAACGCTTAGAAGTCGTTTACTGAATAATCAGCAGTGTTCTCCCAATCGGTTACTGCAACTATATCAAAGAGTTCTTACTGAAACAGTATTGCTAGACGACAGTAAAGAGCAACAAGAATTGCTGAATACAGGTCTAGTTTTGAAGCAACAACATAAGTTAGTGATAGCCAACCGCATCTATCAGTCTGTATTCAATCTTGGCTGGGTTATTGAAGCTTTGAGCGCGCAAGCCCAATACGAACAAGATCGCAGTAGATTAACTCGAAATGATCGTGTTACAGATATTGTCAAAGTACCTACCCCAACTGAACCTAAAGATCGCTGGTTGAGTTTTAAAAATATTTTATTGGTCTTGACTTTGATAGGGTTACTGAGTGTATTTTTGAATAACATTTTTAAACGTATAACGATTAGAAGAGCTTTTCACCAAGGTAACCAATTGCTTCAGCAGAAATCTTACAGTGGAGCAGTAGAAAAATATAATAAACTGCTCAATATAGACAGCAATTATTTCCAAGCTTGGACTAATCGAGGATATGCTTTAGCGGGTTTGCAGAAATATGAAGCAATGCGCGAATCCTGTTCTGCTGCCACAATTATTAAGCCAGCTGCTGTATATGCTTGGAATTGTCAGGGAGAAGCTTTGCATAATTTGCAGCGAGACGAGGAGGCTATAGTCGCTTTTGACAAGGCGATCGCTTTAAATAAAACCGATCCGATTTTTCTGATTAATAAAAGCGAATCTTTTGCGGCTTTGGGCAATAATCAGAAGTCAATTGACTCAATTAAGCAGGCAATAGAAATTTTAGAGCGCATGGAAGCGGATCGAGGAAAAACCAAAATCGCGGGAGAGTTTGCTGTTGCACTTACTTTTTTGGGCAATAATTATCGTAAACAAGAAAAATTTGATCGGGCGATCGCTGCCTATGAACGAGCCACACGCTATACTCCCAAGTATTTTCCCGCTCATGTAGGCAAAGGAATCACTTTGAGTAGAGCAAATCGCCTTCAAGAAGCTGAAGCTGAGTTTAAAATTATGTTACAAGACCATCTGTTAACACGGACGCAGCAAGCGCAAACTTGGTTCTATTTAGGCAAAACTTTGTGTCAAGCTGAAGCAAATCCTGATGGTGTAGCAGCATTTGAGCGAGCGCTTGAACTTAAGCCTGATTATGAAATGGCTAGGGCAGCCAAAAAACAGTGTAACTAA
- a CDS encoding glycosyltransferase: MKIAVIGARGIPAKFGEIERYCQELYPQIVARGHEVDLYVQPSYHQQSWFSRFTYQKMKVITLFSLPGKRFSWLNSALNTIWATFGNYDVIHLHGMVGAWFAWFPQMFSNSSIVVTFHQLESNATCSSKTFRRLLPWLEKITVNYADEIVVTTQELANYFLRKYGVCPHYIASAPAKYAENNNHFGFRQAFGLEQQRYVLYLGTFEPNQRLDLLI, translated from the coding sequence ATGAAAATTGCCGTCATTGGGGCAAGGGGTATTCCTGCTAAATTTGGGGAAATTGAGCGCTATTGCCAAGAATTATATCCTCAAATCGTGGCTCGCGGACATGAGGTAGATTTATATGTTCAACCTAGTTATCATCAGCAATCATGGTTTTCTAGGTTTACTTACCAAAAAATGAAGGTAATTACCCTATTTTCTTTACCAGGAAAGCGATTTAGCTGGCTGAACTCGGCTCTTAATACTATTTGGGCAACTTTTGGTAACTATGATGTGATTCATCTTCATGGAATGGTAGGAGCTTGGTTTGCTTGGTTTCCCCAAATGTTTTCCAACTCGTCTATTGTCGTTACCTTTCACCAGCTAGAATCTAATGCCACATGCTCATCTAAAACATTTCGTAGATTATTACCGTGGCTGGAAAAGATAACAGTAAACTATGCAGACGAAATTGTTGTGACTACTCAGGAGTTAGCAAACTATTTTTTGCGCAAGTATGGTGTCTGTCCTCATTATATTGCTAGCGCTCCAGCTAAATATGCGGAAAACAACAATCACTTTGGCTTTCGTCAAGCTTTCGGCTTAGAGCAACAGCGTTATGTATTATATTTAGGCACGTTTGAACCTAATCAAAGATTAGATTTACTCATTTAA
- a CDS encoding DUF1517 domain-containing protein, producing the protein MNMIFKRNWSKLWLKSIVALVLVSVLVLGNAGDAMAARTGGRIGGGSFRAPSGGYSSPSGGSYGGGYRSPGYGYGGGGFGFPFLLPFVGYGGGGLFSILIFFAIASFIVRSFQSAGVGREEGYGGTSTVSVAEVQVGLLANARELQPELNRLALTADTSTASGRATVLQEATLALLRHPEYWVYGATNSQKASLEAAEAKFNQFSLTERSKFTAETLTNVDNVIDESQKALGGETKDGALQVKEGDTGEYIVATIIVGATGNLDLPTINGTDEMRQALQQIGSLGSDRLLAVEILWTPQADGDTLSSDDILAYYPNLKLV; encoded by the coding sequence ATGAACATGATTTTTAAACGAAATTGGTCTAAATTATGGCTCAAATCCATCGTCGCTCTAGTATTAGTTAGCGTTCTCGTTCTAGGTAATGCTGGTGATGCCATGGCTGCCCGTACTGGCGGTAGAATTGGCGGTGGTTCTTTCCGCGCACCTTCTGGCGGCTATTCTAGTCCTAGTGGTGGCAGTTATGGCGGTGGTTATAGATCTCCTGGCTATGGTTATGGTGGTGGCGGCTTTGGCTTTCCGTTTCTCTTGCCTTTTGTTGGTTATGGTGGCGGTGGTTTATTCTCCATTCTGATCTTCTTTGCGATCGCCAGTTTTATTGTCCGTAGTTTTCAAAGTGCAGGAGTGGGCCGCGAAGAGGGTTATGGCGGTACTTCTACCGTTTCTGTCGCAGAAGTACAGGTGGGCTTGCTTGCCAATGCTCGTGAACTACAACCTGAGTTAAATCGTTTGGCTCTAACAGCGGATACTAGCACTGCTTCAGGACGAGCTACTGTTTTGCAGGAAGCAACTCTTGCTTTATTGCGTCACCCAGAATATTGGGTTTATGGTGCAACCAACTCGCAAAAAGCTAGCTTAGAAGCAGCCGAAGCTAAGTTTAATCAGTTCTCTTTGACTGAACGTAGTAAGTTTACAGCTGAAACCCTAACTAATGTAGATAACGTGATCGACGAATCACAAAAAGCACTAGGGGGAGAAACCAAAGATGGCGCGCTCCAAGTCAAAGAAGGGGATACAGGAGAATATATCGTCGCTACAATCATTGTCGGTGCAACTGGTAACCTCGACCTGCCCACAATTAATGGCACTGATGAAATGCGTCAGGCACTACAGCAGATAGGTAGTTTAGGTAGCGATCGCTTATTAGCGGTAGAAATCCTTTGGACACCCCAAGCCGACGGCGACACTCTATCATCTGATGACATCTTGGCATACTATCCTAATCTCAAGTTAGTGTAA
- a CDS encoding thiamine phosphate synthase — protein sequence MKKAIYRILDANLDRAREGLRIIEEWCRLGLNNQPLAEECKQLRQELAQWHSWELRQARDTPGDVGTDISHPQEEVRDSIEQLLQANLCRAQEALRVLEEYSKLYNPEMAAACKQLRYRVYTIESKLFNSYRHQRLQNAPLYLITSPEPDILKTVEAALKGGLNLIQYRDKNGNDSDRLEKADQLCQLCHQYNALFIVNDRVDIALAVDADGVHLGQNDAPVAFARDILGGQKIVGRSTTNKQELNRAIAERADYVGVGPFYETPTKPGKSPLTKEYIDYVKAKCPVPWFAIGGIDLNNLDAILTIGAQRVAVVRAIMQAEHPSQVTRQFLAQLIRR from the coding sequence ATGAAAAAAGCTATTTACCGTATTTTAGATGCTAATCTCGATCGCGCCCGTGAAGGTTTAAGAATCATTGAAGAGTGGTGTCGTTTGGGGCTAAATAACCAGCCACTAGCAGAAGAATGTAAACAGCTACGTCAAGAACTCGCTCAATGGCATAGTTGGGAACTGCGTCAGGCTAGAGATACTCCTGGTGATGTGGGAACAGACATTTCTCATCCTCAAGAAGAAGTACGAGACAGTATTGAACAGCTACTTCAGGCAAACTTATGTCGCGCCCAAGAAGCATTAAGAGTATTGGAAGAATATAGTAAGCTCTATAATCCAGAAATGGCAGCAGCTTGTAAACAGCTACGCTACCGCGTCTACACGATTGAAAGTAAGCTTTTTAATAGCTATCGACATCAGCGACTACAAAATGCGCCACTATACTTAATCACTTCTCCTGAACCAGATATCCTCAAGACAGTAGAAGCAGCCCTTAAGGGTGGACTAAACTTGATACAGTATCGAGATAAAAATGGTAATGATAGCGATCGCCTGGAAAAAGCCGATCAATTGTGTCAGCTATGCCATCAATATAACGCCCTATTTATTGTGAACGATCGCGTCGATATCGCTCTAGCGGTAGATGCAGACGGGGTACATTTGGGTCAAAATGATGCACCAGTAGCCTTTGCTCGCGACATCTTGGGTGGCCAGAAAATTGTTGGTCGTTCTACCACTAATAAACAAGAACTAAATAGGGCGATCGCCGAACGAGCAGATTACGTGGGAGTTGGCCCATTTTACGAAACTCCTACCAAGCCTGGAAAGTCACCCCTGACCAAAGAATATATCGACTATGTAAAAGCTAAATGTCCTGTTCCCTGGTTTGCCATTGGTGGCATTGACTTAAACAATTTGGATGCAATTCTAACCATAGGCGCACAGAGAGTTGCCGTGGTTCGCGCTATTATGCAGGCAGAACATCCAAGCCAGGTGACGCGCCAATTTTTGGCTCAGTTAATTAGACGGTAA
- the thiS gene encoding thiamine biosynthesis protein ThiS, giving the protein MLNATNTITIQVNGESHTCAAPTALPELLTQLKLNPRLIAVEYNGEILHRQYWPKTQMQSGDRLEIVTIVGGG; this is encoded by the coding sequence ATGTTGAATGCAACTAATACAATAACTATACAGGTCAACGGAGAAAGTCATACCTGTGCAGCACCAACTGCTCTGCCAGAGCTACTAACCCAGCTTAAATTAAATCCTCGACTGATCGCCGTAGAATACAACGGGGAAATCTTACACCGTCAATATTGGCCAAAGACGCAAATGCAATCGGGCGATCGCTTAGAAATTGTCACCATTGTTGGTGGTGGGTGA
- a CDS encoding COP23 domain-containing protein, translating to MIQPSYLAIVTTPLIALAGSVFLALPAQANSLVNVTCEQKASVPTVIATLSNQNVSQVTSILSFLPQYFETSQALKQCKNTADKLHSFYNQNRMNYLASDTIKGKPVVCAVERRGLSCDSYNSDVLFSLNQPISPGELLYNMLGEDFKGSKAPSSRTVSRIYTDLRPLWWPF from the coding sequence ATGATCCAACCAAGTTATCTGGCGATAGTAACGACACCATTGATTGCTTTGGCAGGCTCAGTTTTTCTAGCTCTTCCAGCACAGGCAAATAGTCTGGTTAATGTAACTTGTGAACAAAAGGCATCTGTTCCTACGGTAATTGCGACTTTATCCAATCAAAATGTCTCACAGGTAACATCTATACTGTCCTTTTTACCTCAGTATTTTGAAACCTCCCAAGCACTTAAGCAGTGCAAAAATACTGCTGATAAGCTACATAGCTTTTACAATCAGAATAGAATGAACTATCTTGCCAGTGACACCATCAAGGGTAAGCCTGTAGTTTGCGCGGTTGAGCGTCGAGGTTTAAGTTGCGATAGCTACAATAGTGATGTTTTATTTTCTTTAAATCAGCCGATTAGCCCTGGAGAACTTCTATACAATATGCTGGGTGAAGATTTCAAAGGTTCTAAAGCACCCTCTTCTCGAACTGTAAGTCGCATCTATACCGATTTAAGACCATTGTGGTGGCCTTTTTAA
- a CDS encoding YqeG family HAD IIIA-type phosphatase, translating to MINLLEPNLVLGGTIFDLTPVTLQEHKIKGLILDVDETLVPFKQKETTQELQQWVSQIRQTTPIWLVSNNISHSRIGNIAQSVDLPFISSAKKPSRRKLKQAATAMDLPLEQVAMVGDRLFTDVLAGNRLGMFTILVEPMIDPLVAVRSHPIRDFEIWLSQLLGVSLANSSVNVTKGNNS from the coding sequence ATGATTAATTTACTAGAGCCAAATTTAGTTTTAGGCGGTACTATTTTTGATTTAACTCCCGTCACATTGCAAGAACACAAGATTAAAGGGCTTATTTTAGATGTAGACGAAACCCTCGTTCCTTTTAAACAAAAAGAAACAACTCAAGAGTTACAGCAATGGGTATCACAAATCAGGCAAACCACGCCAATTTGGCTGGTAAGCAATAATATTAGTCACTCTCGGATTGGCAATATTGCCCAGTCGGTAGATCTACCTTTTATCTCCTCTGCTAAAAAGCCTTCTCGTCGTAAGCTAAAGCAGGCAGCAACAGCAATGGATTTACCGCTCGAACAAGTAGCAATGGTGGGCGATCGCCTGTTTACTGATGTTTTGGCTGGCAATCGTCTAGGAATGTTTACTATTCTAGTTGAGCCAATGATCGACCCCCTAGTGGCAGTCCGTTCTCATCCCATCCGAGATTTTGAAATTTGGCTATCGCAACTGCTAGGGGTGTCTTTAGCCAATAGCTCTGTTAACGTAACAAAAGGTAATAACTCTTGA
- a CDS encoding glycosyltransferase — translation MSSSFQHTINLLQMARQQNNIIFTGEISGNFLTELVRGAGIFVEPSEGNNLSSSVGMLEAMREGIPIVASDTITNRKLIGRDRGLLFKAGQFDSLLIQLEYAMSRPNLLMTMAKKAQTYIAVNHNWDKVIYKNLFLYLQLTSKIPTQRSHQTIDV, via the coding sequence ATTAGTTCTTCTTTCCAGCACACCATCAATTTGTTACAAATGGCTCGACAGCAAAACAATATTATCTTTACTGGCGAGATTAGCGGTAATTTCTTAACTGAATTGGTGCGTGGTGCAGGTATATTTGTCGAGCCTTCCGAAGGTAATAATTTAAGTTCTTCTGTCGGGATGTTGGAAGCCATGCGGGAAGGAATTCCCATTGTGGCTAGCGATACTATAACCAATCGTAAGTTAATTGGCCGCGATCGCGGTTTACTCTTTAAAGCAGGACAATTCGATTCTTTATTAATTCAGCTGGAATATGCCATGTCTCGACCAAATTTACTCATGACTATGGCAAAAAAAGCGCAGACATATATTGCTGTAAATCATAACTGGGATAAGGTGATCTATAAAAATTTGTTTTTATATTTACAATTAACTAGCAAAATACCTACTCAGCGATCGCATCAAACTATAGATGTTTAA
- a CDS encoding glycosyltransferase produces MSKIILIHPQAGIDWKSNSSVFAVELARRLDNYFAVELLSGDECGSFSRPISSLPQSNSGLSFINRWFQQPQKTIAQLTSFLPCISYLLNHPADLILPQNGYAGLLAANCVRAIKQTPILFTDYNSLNQSKNLERNLTLKPDRLITLNPIVAKYARKLAPNQIVDTIPLGIDPTEFIPKGKAIATGLSQPCIIAVAPLNRHSDQRIELTIEAVARLPQASLLICGEGVDRDYFQALGDRLLGVGRFQIRAFAYAQMPQVYRSASIFTSAAIQETCGLKYIEAMACGLPVVAMDNPVHRYLIGNGGITCDVTNLDVYAKSLQSAIAKYWHLQQPRQNALRFSWQGITLLYYQAILKTMRTYNHQFSADSHQSFNG; encoded by the coding sequence TTGTCTAAGATCATCTTGATTCATCCCCAAGCTGGGATTGATTGGAAAAGTAATTCCTCTGTGTTCGCGGTTGAGTTAGCGCGCCGTCTCGATAATTATTTTGCAGTAGAACTCTTAAGCGGTGATGAATGTGGTTCTTTTAGTCGGCCGATTAGCTCTCTACCCCAGAGTAATTCTGGTTTAAGCTTTATCAATCGCTGGTTTCAACAGCCTCAAAAGACGATCGCTCAACTAACTAGTTTTTTACCCTGTATATCCTATCTGTTAAATCATCCCGCCGATTTGATTTTGCCACAAAATGGTTATGCTGGCTTGTTGGCAGCCAATTGTGTTCGAGCGATTAAACAAACTCCAATTCTATTTACCGATTACAACAGCTTAAATCAGTCAAAAAATCTCGAACGCAATTTAACTCTTAAGCCCGATCGCTTAATTACTCTTAATCCAATTGTCGCCAAATATGCCCGTAAGTTAGCACCAAACCAAATAGTTGATACTATTCCCCTGGGAATCGATCCGACAGAATTTATCCCTAAAGGTAAAGCGATCGCGACTGGCTTATCCCAACCGTGCATTATTGCAGTTGCTCCTTTAAATCGTCATAGCGACCAAAGAATTGAATTAACTATTGAAGCAGTTGCTCGTCTACCCCAAGCTAGTCTCCTAATTTGTGGTGAAGGTGTCGATCGCGATTATTTTCAGGCGCTGGGCGATCGCTTATTAGGTGTAGGACGATTCCAAATTAGGGCTTTTGCCTATGCTCAAATGCCCCAGGTTTATCGTAGTGCCAGTATTTTTACTTCTGCTGCGATTCAAGAAACTTGTGGTCTGAAATACATTGAGGCGATGGCTTGTGGTCTGCCTGTTGTGGCAATGGATAATCCAGTGCATCGCTATTTAATTGGCAATGGAGGTATTACCTGTGACGTGACTAATCTTGATGTATATGCCAAGTCTCTGCAATCGGCGATCGCTAAATACTGGCATCTACAGCAACCAAGACAAAATGCTTTAAGGTTTAGCTGGCAAGGCATCACTCTCTTGTATTATCAAGCAATTTTAAAAACTATGCGCACTTACAACCATCAATTTTCGGCTGACTCTCATCAATCTTTTAATGGCTAG
- a CDS encoding glycosyltransferase produces the protein MSLELPTVSIIIFAYEGISYLPATIKSLLQQTSGDFEILVFSDNYHQINCWSREQLDQRLRFILHSNLGLATRLNQGVLEAQGKYISFVNAGDLWHPNKLQQQLFYLARYPEVGLIYSCLMLIDHQGQDIKVASSLGQIVSQLKDLLQPPEILAQNQINLSSVMLRRSCFEMVGLFDPQLQVIPDWEMWIRLSNHYQFIAIAEPLVYCRQLPEHNRNCLKIETDLQTIIETVYAKMSPEFEQQKHRSYGFASLFLAQNTLQTKNPDPAIARNYWYQTLVHNPLIIFSPQFCQLRWAIFRLHCRQYYQQSDRYRHLRQFIEDAKSRFKIALSRPNIFNWMLDEDSSN, from the coding sequence ATGTCTTTAGAATTGCCCACAGTTTCTATAATTATTTTCGCTTATGAGGGCATTAGTTATTTACCAGCTACGATCAAGAGTCTTCTCCAGCAGACTAGTGGTGATTTTGAGATCTTAGTATTTAGTGATAATTACCATCAGATCAATTGTTGGTCTAGGGAACAGCTAGATCAGCGGCTAAGATTTATTTTACACAGCAATTTGGGTCTGGCTACTAGACTTAATCAAGGAGTCCTTGAAGCTCAAGGAAAATATATCTCGTTTGTAAATGCTGGCGACTTGTGGCATCCCAATAAGCTACAGCAGCAGCTATTTTATCTCGCTCGATATCCTGAAGTTGGTCTAATTTACTCTTGTTTGATGCTAATCGATCATCAGGGTCAAGATATTAAGGTGGCTAGTTCTCTTGGTCAGATAGTTAGCCAGCTCAAAGATTTGCTTCAACCTCCAGAAATTTTGGCCCAAAACCAGATTAATCTCTCTTCGGTTATGCTGCGTCGTAGCTGTTTTGAGATGGTGGGGCTGTTTGATCCTCAATTACAGGTTATTCCTGACTGGGAAATGTGGATTAGATTAAGTAACCATTATCAGTTTATCGCGATCGCCGAGCCTTTAGTCTATTGTCGTCAACTTCCAGAACATAACCGCAACTGCCTCAAGATCGAGACAGATTTACAGACAATAATTGAAACAGTATATGCCAAAATGTCTCCAGAGTTTGAACAGCAAAAACATCGCAGTTATGGCTTTGCCAGTTTATTTCTGGCGCAAAATACTCTGCAAACCAAAAATCCCGATCCTGCTATTGCCCGTAACTACTGGTATCAAACTTTAGTACACAATCCACTAATCATCTTCTCTCCCCAATTCTGCCAACTACGCTGGGCAATTTTTCGCCTACATTGTCGGCAGTATTATCAGCAAAGCGATCGCTATCGTCATTTACGGCAATTCATTGAGGATGCGAAAAGTCGATTTAAAATCGCGCTTTCTCGTCCGAACATTTTTAACTGGATGCTTGATGAAGACAGCAGTAACTAA
- a CDS encoding photosystem II protein Y — MDWRVIIVVAPLAIAASWAIFNIGSAALAQVQKYFDKD; from the coding sequence ATGGATTGGCGTGTAATAATAGTAGTAGCACCTCTGGCGATCGCTGCTAGTTGGGCTATATTTAACATTGGTAGTGCTGCTTTGGCACAGGTACAAAAATACTTTGATAAAGATTAA